A genomic window from Camelina sativa cultivar DH55 chromosome 2, Cs, whole genome shotgun sequence includes:
- the LOC104727334 gene encoding alkane hydroxylase MAH1-like, producing the protein MPSISVIGVSIAIIFFLILHRFLFKKPLYMFIMISWPVLGMIPGLLFVLHRVFDFAVEALENSGLTFPFKGPWFAGMDMLVTVDPANIHYLLNSNFSNFTRGSDFKEVFDAFEDSLLTKDSDAWKNLRKASQVMINHQGYQRFSISTTRSKLKDGLVPFFNHVAEEGTTVDLQDVFWRFAYDTTIVTVTGCDDPRSLSIEMPEIESATALNNIGEGVIYRHAKPRFLWKLQNWIGVGIEKKMTEAGVIFDRVCAEYISANREEIKRSQGISHDHLDGESGDLLTSHMKLDPTKYQLLNPINDKFLRDTIVGFLLAGRDTIASALTWFFWILSENPRVVTKIREEIDSSILPRGSSGQERPSYDDPMEYLEKLVYLHAALCETMRLNPPVPIERMSPVKSDVLPSGHKVEANSKILIFIYALGKMRAIWGEDALEFKPERWISKTGALRHIPSFKFLAFNGGPRSCLGKHIAMIQMKIVVVEILQNYDINVAKGQKIQPENHMILRMKQGLKVTINKRC; encoded by the coding sequence ATGCCTTCAATTAGCGTGATTGGAGTGTCCATAGCCATCATTTTCTTTCTCATCCTCCATCGCTTCCTCTTCAAGAAACCTCTTTACATGTTCATCATGATTAGCTGGCCAGTGTTGGGGATGATACCAGGTCTTTTGTTCGTGCTCCACCGTGTCTTTGACTTCGCTGTGGAGGCTCTTGAAAACAGTGGGTTAACATTTCCATTCAAGGGACCGTGGTTCGCGGGAATGGATATGCTGGTCACAGTTGATCCGGCTAACATTCACTACCTACTAAATTCAAACTTCTCAAATTTCACTAGAGGTTCTGACTTCAAAGAAGTCTTTGACGCCTTCGAAGATTCGTTACTCACAAAGGACTCGGACGCATGGAAGAATCTGAGGAAAGCTTCTCAGGTCATGATCAACCATCAAGGATATCAAAGATTTTCAATAAGTACCACGAGAAGTAAACTCAAGGACGGCcttgttcctttttttaatcatgTCGCAGAGGAGGGCACGACTGTAGACTTGCAAGATGTGTTCTGGAGGTTTGCGTACGATACAACTATAGTTACGGTAACTGGGTGTGATGATCCTAGATCTCTCTCCATCGAAATGCCAGAGATTGAGTCCGCTACAGCTCTCAACAATATAGGAGAAGGAGTTATATATAGGCATGCTAAACCTAGATTCTTGTGGAAGCTACAAAACTGGATCGGAGTTGggatagagaagaagatgacagaAGCTGGTGTCATTTTCGATCGAGTGTGTGCGGAATACATATCAGCCAATAGAGAAGAGATAAAAAGATCACAAGGGATTAGTCATGACCATCTTGATGGAGAGAGTGGAGATCTTTTGACATCTCACATGAAGCTTGATCCAACCAAGTACCAACTCTTGAATCCTATCAATGATAAATTCCTTAGAGACACTATCGTAGGTTTTTTACTTGCTGGGAGAGATACCATTGCCTCTGCTCTCACTTGGTTCTTCTGGATTTTGTCCGAAAACCCTAGAGTGGTAACTAAGATTCGTGAAGAGATTGACTCATCAATTCTACCAAGAGGTAGTAGTGGCCAAGAAAGGCCGTCTTATGATGATCCAATGGAGTACTTGGAAAAGTTAGTGTATTTACATGCTGCATTGTGTGAGACTATGAGGCTTAACCCACCAGTTCCGATCGAGCGTATGTCTCCCGTTAAATCAGATGTGCTTCCAAGTGGCCATAAAGTCGAAGCAAACTCGAAGATTTTGATCTTCATTTATGCGTTGGGTAAGATGAGAGCCATATGGGGAGAAGATGCATTAGAATTCAAGCCAGAGAGATGGATTTCAAAGACCGGAGCGTTGAGACATATACCTTCCTTCAAGTTCTTAGCATTCAATGGCGGCCCGAGAAGTTGTCTAGGTAAACATATAGCTATGATTCAAATGAAGATTGTGGTGGTGGAGATATTACAAAACTATGACATTAATGTTGCCAAAGGGCAGAAGATTCAACCAGAGAATCATATGATTCTTAGAATGAAGCAGGGACTTAAGGTTACAATTAACAAGAGATGCTAA
- the LOC104727386 gene encoding uncharacterized protein LOC104727386 codes for MALKTVFVTSMLLLAIYSQTTLGHEVKCENLDEDTCAFAVSSTGKRCVLEKSVRRSGIEVYSCRSSGIESDKVTNIIESNECIEACGLDRKSLGISSDALLESRFTQKLCSDKCFKQCPNVVDLFYNLAAGEGVFLPKLCESQEGKTRRAMSEIRSSGIAMDTLGPVGPVRLGEMAPEPATSVDIMPNVPAPSPY; via the exons ATGGCTTTGAAGACGGTATTCGTTACTTCTATGCTTCTCCTTGCCATCTATTCGCAAACGACGCTAG GGCACGAAGTGAAGTGCGAGAATCTTGATGAAGACACGTGCGCCTTCGCAGTTTCGTCGACAGGAAAGCGCTGCGTTTTGGAGAAGAGCGTGAGGAGGAGTGGGATCGAGGTGTACTCGTGTCGATCATCCGGGATAGAATCGGACAAGGTCACAAACATAATTGAATCAAACGAGTGCATTGAAGCGTGTGGTCTAGACCGCAAATCTTTGGGTATATCTTCGGACGCATTGTTGGAATCTCGGTTTACACAGAAGCTCTGCTCGGATAAATGCTTCAAGCAGTGCCCTAACGTCGTCGATCTCTTTTACAACCTTGCTGCTGGCGAAG GAGTGTTTTTGCCAAAGCTATGTGAATCACAAGAAGGGAAGACAAGAAGAGCAATGTCAGAAATTAGGAGCTCGGGAATTGCAATGGACACTCTTGGACCAGTTGGACCGGTCAGGTTGGGTGAGATGGCACCGGAGCCGGCTACTTCAGTCGACATCATGCCTAATGTGCCGGCACCTTCACCGTACTAA
- the LOC104753211 gene encoding exocyst complex component EXO70A1-like, with product SDLHELIAFEDKPNDESIKVDERGKDNAHFIDEHDLVLHKDGKVDDITTIYDPCKFKEILENYSKPIEPDHLFECLPSNLWPSPDGEGSGLEKAGYSVPTSIPPMVLPLLHDLAQQMVKAGHQQQLIKTYRDTRKAVLEQSLQKLGVERLSKDDVHKMKWDILGAKIKNWIHYMRISVKLLFAMEKKICNQIMDGVEPLRDQSFAEITTVSFDMLLSFGYAIAISRSPDKQFVMIDMYEIMTELQSEFELLFASKPCTEMKEDALNLTKLLAQTVQETIADFEDAVEMDTTETAVIDGSVHPLTSYVVTYVKYLFDYKSTLRLLIQELDSAKDPDTELKSAITGIMRALRNNLDGKSRQCEDAALTQLFLMNNMYYIVRNFKRTEEARNWLGDDWVQTYGRIVQQHAQRYQTISCNKLLQCITVQSSGSSSIEDENITKTLLEDKFNTFNSQFEELHQRQCQWIVPDIELRESLRLAIAEILLPPYKSFLNLNRPIVEDGKNPQKYIRFTPEDLERMLNDFFEGQNLD from the exons TCTGATCTTCATGAGTTGATAGCATTTGAAGACAAACCCAACGATGAATCTATCAAGGTAGACGAAAGAGGAAAAGACAACGCTCATTTTATAGATGAACATGATCTTGTGTTACATAAAGATGGTAAGGTTGATGATATAACCACAATATATGATCCGTGTAAGTTCAAAGAGATTCTGGAAAATTACAG CAAGCCAATAGAACCTGATCACCTTTTTGAGTGTCTCCCAAGCAATCTTTGGCCATCACCAGACGGTGAAGGTAGTGGCTTAGAGAAAGCCGGCTATTCGGTCCCAACAAGCATCCCACCAATGGTTTTGCCTCTGCTTCATGATTTAGCCCAACAGATGGTTAAAGCTGGTCATCAGCAACAACTTATCAAAACTTACAG GGATACTCGTAAGGCAGTGTTGGAGCAGAGCCTTCAGAAATTAGGTGTCGAGAGACTTAGCAAAGATGATGTTCACAAAATGAAGTGGGATATCTTAGGCGCCAAGATTAAGAACTGGATCCATTACATGCGAATATCA GTGAAACTGTTATTTgctatggaaaaaaaaatctgcaaccAAATAATGGATGGTGTGGAGCCACTCAGGGATCAATCTTTTGCTGAAATCACAACAGTTAGTTTTGATATGCTTCTTAGTTTCGGCTATGCTATTGCCATTAGCCGATCACCGGATAAACAGTTTGTTATGATAGATATGTATGAGATAATGACAGAGCTTCAATCAGAG TTTGAGTTGCTCTTTGCAAGCAAACCTTGTACCGAAATGAAAGAAGATGCACTGAATCTGACTAAGCTCTTAGCTCAGACAGTGCAAGAAACTATTGCTGATTTCGAAGACGCTGTTGAAATGGATACGACTGAAACTGCTGTTATAGATGGATCCGTACATCCGCTAACTAGTTACGTTGTAACATACGTCAAGTACTTGTTCga TTACAAATCGACCTTGAGGCTACTTATTCAAGAGCTTGATAGTGCTAAGGATCCTGATACCGAGCTGAAATCTGCGATAACGGGGATCATGAGGGCTTTACGGAACAATTTGGATGGTAAATCAAGACAGTGCGAAGATGCAGCATTAACTCAACTATTCTTAATGAATAATATGTATTACATAGTGAGAAATTTCAAAAG GACTGAAGAAGCAAGGAATTGGTTGGGTGATGACTGGGTTCAAACATATGGAAGAATCGTACAACAACACGCACAGCGGTACCAGACAATTTCTTGTAATAAG CTTTTGCAGTGTATCACGGTTCAATCGAGTGGGAGCAGTTCGATAGAGgatgaaaatataacaaaaacattaCTAGAAGACAAATTCAATACTTTCAATTCTCAATTTGAAGAGCTTCACCAGAGACAATGCCAATGGATAGTTCCGGACATTGAGTTACGCGAATCTCTTAGGCTTGCTATTGCAGAGATTCTTTTACCTCCCTACAAATCTTTTCTCAACCTTAACAG GCCGATCGTAGAAGATGGTAAGAACCCACAGAAGTATATAAGGTTCACTCCTGAGGATCTTGAGCGAATGCTTAACGATTTCTTCGAAGGACAAAACTTGGATTGA
- the LOC104727362 gene encoding exocyst complex component EXO70A1-like, translating to MGVAQAMEALTERAGLMKESLQKSQTITDNMVGILGSFDHRLSALETAMRPTQIRTHFIRRAHENIDKTLKAAEVILDQFDLTKKAEAKILRGPHEDLESYLEAIDQLRGTIKFFSNNKMFKSASGVISHATGLLSKALSKLEDEFRQILQNYSKPMEPDRLFECLPSNLRPSSEGEGGGGGGKSHDPHHKSLENAIFTVPTVIPPRVLPLLHDLAQQMVQAGHQQQLFKTYRDTRAAVLEQSLRKLGVERLSKDDVQRMQWEVLEAKIGNWIHYMRISVKLLFAAEKKICDQILDGVESLRDQCFGEVTVNSVAVLLSFGEAIAKSKRSPEKLFVLLDMYEIMRELQPEIELLFGSQPCTEMKDSALNLTKRLAQTAQETFADFEEAVEKDATKTAVMDGTVHPLTSYVINYVKFLFDYQSTLRLLFQEFDCKDPDTELGAVTTRIMHALQNNLDGKSKQYKDAALTQLFLMNNVHYIVRSVRRSEAKDLLGDDWVQIHRRIVQQHANQYKRVSWAKILQCLTVQSSGSGPVDNSNISRASVKDRFKTFNSQFEELHQRQCQWTVPDSELRESLRLAVAEVLLPAFRSFLKRFGPMIESGKNPQKYIRFSPEDLERMLNEFFEGKTWSEPKR from the exons atgggggtGGCTCAAGCGATGGAGGCCCTAACCGAACGAGCAGGTTTGATGAAGGAGTCTCTACAAAAGAGCCAGACCATCACCGACAACATGGTCGGAATCCTAGGTTCCTTTGACCACCGTCTCTCGGCTCTTGAAACAGCCATGCGTCCCACCCAG ATAAGAACACATTTTATAAGGAGAGCTCACGAGAACATTGACAAGACATTAAAAGCAGCTGAGGTTATATTGGATCAATTTGATCTCACTAAAAAG GCGGAAGCTAAAATACTGAGAGGACCACATGAGGATCTTGAAAGTTACCTAGAAGCAATTGATCAACTGAGAGGAACTATCAAATTTTTCAGCAACAACAAGATGTTCAAGAGTGCCAGTGGAGTTATTAGTCATGCTACCGGTTTACTCTCTAAAGCTCTATCAAAGCTAGAGGATGAGTTCAGACAGATACTGCAAAACTACAG CAAGCCAATGGAACCTGACCGCCTTTTCGAATGTCTTCCAAGCAATCTTAGACCATCATCAGAAGGTGaaggtggtggtggcggcggaaAGAGCCATGATCCGCATCATAAGAGCTTAGAAAACGCTATTTTTACAGTCCCAACAGTCATTCCTCCGAGAGTCTTGCCTCTGCTTCATGATTTGGCTCAACAAATGGTTCAAGCTGGTCATCAGCAACAACTTTTCAAAACTTACAG gGATACTCGAGCTGCGGTGTTGGAACAGAGTTTGCGAAAACTAGGTGTGGAGAGGCTTAGCAAAGATGATGTTCAAAGAATGCAATGGGAGGTCTTAGAGGCCAAGATTGGGAATTGGATCCATTACATGCGAATATCA GTGAAACTGTTGTTTGCTGCggaaaagaaaatatgtgaTCAAATACTCGATGGAGTTGAGTCTCTAAGAGATCAGTGTTTTGGTGAAGTCACTGTAAATAGTGTAGCTGTGCTGCTTAGTTTTGGGGAAGCTATTGCTAAAAGCAAGAGATCACCTGAGAAACTGTTTGTTCTGTTAGACATGTATGAAATAATGAGAGAGCTTCAGCCCGAG aTTGAGTTGCTCTTTGGAAGCCAACCTTGTACCGAGATGAAAGATTCTGCGCTGAATCTGACAAAGCGATTAGCTCAAACAGCTCAAGAAACTTTTGCTGATTTTGAAGAAGCGGTTGAAAAGGATGCTACGAAAACCGCGGTTATGGATGGAACCGTGCATCCTCTTACTAGCTATGTCATAAATTACGTCAAGTTCTTGTTCGA TTATCAATCGACGTTGAGGCTACTTTTTCAAGAGTTTGACTGTAAAGATCCTGATACTGAGCTGGGAGCTGTGACAACGAGGATCATGCACGCTTTACAGAACAATCTGGATGGTAAATCGAAACAGTACAAAGATGCAGCATTAACTCAACTTTTCCTAATGAACAATGTTCACTACATTGTGAGATCTGTCAGGAG GTCAGAAGCAAAGGATTTATTGGGTGATGATTGGGTTCAAATACATCGAAGAATTGTACAACAACACGCAAATCAGTACAAGAGAGTTTCTTGGGCAAAG ATTTTGCAGTGTCTCACGGTTCAGTCGAGTGGGAGCGGTCCGGTAGACAACTCTAATATATCAAGAGCATCAGTAAAAGACAGATTTAAAACTTTCAATTCTCAGTTTGAAGAGCTTCACCAAAGACAATGCCAATGGACAGTTCCTGACAGCGAGTTGCGTGAATCTCTTAGACTTGCTGTTGCGGAGGTCCTTTTACCTGCCTTCAGATCGTTTCTCAAACGTTTCGG GCCGATGATAGAAAGTGGTAAGAACCCACAGAAGTACATAAGGTTCAGTCCTGAGGATCTTGAGCGGATGCTTAACGAGTTCTTCGAAGGCAAGACTTGGAGTGAACCCAAGAGATag
- the LOC104727376 gene encoding DNA-binding protein HEXBP, whose product MVNQRRRLAQKRYKEAHPELFPKAEPTPPKDPDKKKKKKSLFKKKKPGSSTDRPQRKGSSTRHPLRVPGMKPGEGCFICHSKTHIAKLCPEKAEWERKKICLQCRRRGHSLKNCPDKKDDSLEKKICYNCGDTGHSLSHCPYPLEDGGTKFASCFICKGQGHISKNCPQNKHGIYPMGGCCKVCGSVAHLVKDCPDKATQESAQPKRSSRFDATPRGKLTKLSGDDLEDDFTEEPKSIKISDDSDEKTPKKKQGPKIVNFVG is encoded by the exons ATGGTGAACCAAAGGCGGAGACTTGCGCAGAAGCGTTACAAAGAAGCTCATCCAGAGCTGTTTCCAAAAGCAGAACCAACGCCACCAAAGGACcctgacaagaagaagaagaagaagagcttgtttaagaaaaagaaacctgGATCCTCCACTGATAGACCTCAGAGAAAAGGTTCTTCGACGAGGCATCCTCTCCGAGTTCCTGGTATGAAACCTGGAGAAGGCTGTTTTATCTGTCACTCCAAAACCCATATTGCTAAGCTCTGCCCTGAGAAAGCTGAGTGGGAGAGAAAGAAG ATATGCTTGCAATGTAGGAGAAGAGGGCATAGTCTTAAAAACTGCCCAGACAAGAAAGATGACAGCCTTGAGAAGAAGATCTGTTACAATTGTGGAGATACTGGCCATTCACTTTCTCATTGTCCTTACCCTTTGGAAGATG GAGGGACCAAATTTGCAAGTTGTTTCATATGCAAGGGACAAGGGCACATAAGCAAGAACTGTCCTCAAAACAAGCATGGAATCTACCCAATG GGTGGGTGTTGTAAAGTATGCGGGAGTGTGGCGCATCTCGTCAAAGACTGTCCCGATAAAGCTACCCAAGAGTCAGCCCAACCAAAGAGGAGTTCAA GATTTGATGCTACACCAAGAGGAAAGCTCACTAAGCTTAGTGGGGACGATCTTGAGGACGATTTCACTGAAGAGCCCAAAAGCATCAAGATCTCTGATGATTCAGATGAGAAGACACCTAAAAAGAAACAAGGTCCAAAGATTGTCAATTTCGTTGGATGA
- the LOC104727343 gene encoding MATH domain-containing protein At5g43560-like, whose amino-acid sequence MAETDQVDDGYGLKPSELFGKHTFKIENFLRIGKKTIRSRLFEVGGCEWYILVYPEGCDVSGFLSLFLCVGNYDQLLPGWSHLAQFTISVVNKDPKRSKFSDTLHQFWKKEHDWGWKKFMELPNLKYGFIDDFNSLTITAQVQVIRERVDRPFRCLDYGYKRELVRVYLPNVELIFRRFVQEKRSKLEKLMEDKARWTSLGAFWSGMDQDSRRGMSKEKMNVILTGVAKSFFIKKEVTSTLVMDSLYSALKDLEGQSQNKKAPIMLDAKELPAPIVTVDKDMFVLGDDVLLLLERAVLEPMPPKDERGPQNRIKAGINGEESDKEAYEHDEMHLTELGRRVVEICALFHIFSKIEVAHQEAIVLKMQEELIREEEEAGVGRGGQKKLNQRNRTKPKRNK is encoded by the exons ATGGCAGAAACTGATCAGGTGGATGATGGCTATG GCCTTAAACCCTCTGAATTATTTGGAAAACATACATTTAAGATTGAGAATTTTTTAAGAATCGGCAAAAAGACGATCCGTAGCCGTCTTTTTGAAGTCGGCGGCTGCGAATG gtatattttagtttatccCGAGGGATGTGATGTTTCCGGTTTTCTCTCCTTATTTCTCTGTGTTGGAAACTATGATCAACTTCTTCCAG GCTGGAGTCATCTTGCTCAGTTTACTATTTCTGTGGTGAATAAAGATCCAAAGAGGTCTAAGTTTTCAG ATACGCTGCACCAGTTTTGGAAGAAAGAGCATGATTGGGGATGGAAAAAGTTTATGGAGTTACCGAACTTAAAGTATGGGTTCATAGATGATTTTAACTCTCTTACAATTACTGCTCAAGTTCAGGTGATCAG AGAGAGGGTGGACCGACCTTTTCGCTGCCTTGATTATGGTTACAAGAGAGAACTTGTTAGGGTGTATTTGCCAAATGTAGAGCTTATTTTCCGACGTTTTGTGCAAGAGAAAAGAAGCAAGCTTGAGAAGTTAATGGAGGACAAGGCAAGATGGACAAG CTTAGGTGCTTTCTGGTCAGGGATGGACCAAGACTCTAGGCGTGGGATGTCCAAAGAGAAAATGAACGTAATCTTAACCGGAGTTGCGAAATCCTTTTTCATAAAAAAGGAAGTTACATCCACTTTGGTGATGGATTCCTTGTATAGTGCGTTGAAGGATCTTGAAGGGCAAAGTCAGAACAAGAAAGCTCCAATAATGTTAGATGCCAAAGAATTGCCTGCTCCGATTGTTACTGTGGACAAAGATATGTTCGTATTAGGTGATGATGTGCTGTTACTCTTAGAGAGAGCTGTTCTAGAGCCAATGCCTCCAAAAGATGAGAGAGGTCCTCAGAACCGTATAAAG GCTGGCATTAATGGAGAAGAGTCTGACAAGGAAGCCTATGAGCATGATGAGATGCATTTAACTGAGTTGGGTAGACGAGTTGTGGAGATATGTGCTCTTTTCCATATCTTTAG CAAAATTGAGGTTGCACATCAAGAAGCTATTGTGCTAAAAATGCAAGAGGAACTTATTCGTGAGGAAGAGGAAGCTGGAGTTGGCAGGGGTGggcaaaaaaaactaaaccaaagaaaccgaaccaaaccaaagcGAAATAAGTGA
- the LOC104727370 gene encoding actin-depolymerizing factor 12-like, producing MANAASGMAVEDECKLKFLELKAKRNYRFIIFRIDGQQVVVEKLGSPAETYDDFTNALPPNECRYAVYDFDFTTTENIQKSKIFFIAWSPDSSRVRMKMVYASSKDRFKRELDGIQVELQATDPSEMSLDIIISRAL from the exons ATG GCGAATGCGGCATCTGGGATGGCGGTAGAGGACGAGTGTAAGCTCAAGTTTTTGGAGCTAAAAGCGAAGAGAAACTATAGGTTCATAATATTCAGGATAGATGGACAACAAGTGGTGGTGGAAAAGCTGGGAAGCCCCGCGGAAACCTACGACGATTTCACCAATGCCCTACCGCCCAATGAGTGCCGCTATGctgtttatgactttgatttCACCACTACTGAGAATATCCAGAAGAGCAAGATCTTCTTCATAGCATG GTCACCGGATTCGTCGAGGGTAAGGATGAAGATGGTGTATGCGAGCTCAAAGGATAGGTTCAAGAGAGAACTGGATGGGATTCAGGTGGAGTTACAAGCTACTGATCCGAGCGAGATGAGTCTTGACATCATCATAAGTCGAGCTCtctag